Below is a genomic region from Dictyoglomus sp..
TTGATTTTATCTATAATTAGGAGTAAAATTCTTAATTAATTTTCAACGTTGTTATAAGGTAAGTATAAGAATGAAAGTAAAAGTAAGTGTATTAGGATCAACAGGATATACTGGAGTAGAACTTGTTAGGATTTTAAAGTCTCATCCTAAGGTGGATATTATATTCTTGACTTCTCAAAGTTATGTTGGGAAGCCCTTTTCAGAGGTTTATCCTCATTTTTACGGATTATTAGATCACATTTGTGAAGAAGAAAAAACAGAAGAAATAGTAGAGAAATCTGATTGTATATTCACAGCTCTTCCCCATGGACATGCTATGAATATTGCAAAAGAGGCATTTGAAAAAGATAAAGTTATAATAGACTTAGGAGCGGATTTTAGAATAAAAGATCCCCAAATATATGAAGAATGGTATAAAATAGAACATACAGCAAAAGAATTATTACCTTATGCAGTTTATGGTCTCCCTGAAGTTTATAGAGATAAGATTAAAAAATCAAAAATTATTGCAAATCCTGGATGTTATCCTACAAGTATTGTTTTAGCTCTTTATCCTTTGCTAAAAGAAAACCTAATAGAAGAAGAAAATATAATCATAGACTCAAAATCTGGCGTATCTGGAGCAGGAAGATCTCTTTCCTTAAATACCCATTTCTGTGAAGTTAACGAAAATATAAAAGCCTATAATATTCTAAATCACCGCCATGTTCCTGAGATAGAACAAGAATTAAGTAATATTGCAAAAAAGGAGATAAAAATTTCTTTTACCCCCCATCTTATTCCAATTAATCGAGGAATCCTAAGTACTATTTATGGCAAATTAAAAAAGAAAGCTTCATATGAAGAGATTCTAGAGATATACAAAAGCTTTTACAAAAATGAAAGATTTATAAGAATTCTACCTAAAGAAATATTACCTAACACGAAAAATGTTTTAGGCACTAATTTTTGTGATATAGGTTTTGCAATAGACAAAAGAACAGATAGAATAATTATTGTTTCTGTTATAGATAATCTAATAAAAGGAGC
It encodes:
- the argC gene encoding N-acetyl-gamma-glutamyl-phosphate reductase encodes the protein MKVKVSVLGSTGYTGVELVRILKSHPKVDIIFLTSQSYVGKPFSEVYPHFYGLLDHICEEEKTEEIVEKSDCIFTALPHGHAMNIAKEAFEKDKVIIDLGADFRIKDPQIYEEWYKIEHTAKELLPYAVYGLPEVYRDKIKKSKIIANPGCYPTSIVLALYPLLKENLIEEENIIIDSKSGVSGAGRSLSLNTHFCEVNENIKAYNILNHRHVPEIEQELSNIAKKEIKISFTPHLIPINRGILSTIYGKLKKKASYEEILEIYKSFYKNERFIRILPKEILPNTKNVLGTNFCDIGFAIDKRTDRIIIVSVIDNLIKGASGQAVQNMNIIFGFEEDEGLKNVSFYP